A portion of the Stigmatella aurantiaca DW4/3-1 genome contains these proteins:
- a CDS encoding metallophosphoesterase, translating into MSEWKARILHISDLHERGPRETEPFRRRRVLGDAWKSNLDALLEDGAIDLVCFTGDIANWGQPDEYGPATGFIEALLQQLSLPIGRLFLVPGNHDIDRKKGKKAWEELRGGKDTQGKLSRVRPLDLSRWLAGGEPPLGLESVSRDELFSRQGAYREWVSLTLGRKELVPASGAAHPFLGYRHTLRLTGHPFDIHVVGLDSAWLAGNDHDKGNLLLTSDQVERLTTDQGETLPGFRLALVHHPLSELADMADCQRRLADSVDLLLRGHLHSENIDTWEDPDRTSRQLAAGCLYEGDEADEWPNACHVITATLDGQGRPLRYDLRFRSWSKRGHWHGDDSLYKNSKGGRLTWRIQASPPPLPPAPPRLFVGRKRELKELKDALLPGEQRSVSLCAVHGMPGVGKSHLAAWFAALHANDFPGGGWRLVLNPTVLPSVEALLGDLGNQLELPGDARLAERCRERLLRPLSLVLVENADSKEAADVTAALAKALQGCPLLVTGRWRNFSEAARWRRIEVQSLDAPGALELLAQELGEEARVDPAQAQSLVRALGYLPLAVHLAAGHLRASHSVESFLALLKDKELDLEPADSDDPPFTENRTRAIIKSTFELSLDLLRRHLQTRPDVERLLSGLTALGHASLAGVGESLGAAIAGLTPNEFRNLAAAATSLSVLTRLPREERKDDAWRIHPLLADLLRNRADAALGLNRMTEWFVARLPEQPPGQEHLQQEQWAELHREGSALVDWLLQVPEEEHVRVERAGSPFAISQGPFPAWVDFCERVLQGSLSPRERSNVLWTISNVAMTSGALDRALVAAKEQSALDRDLQDPRGTALAEGIRADILQARGQQDEALRIRQQEVLPAFERLGDVRERAVTLGKVADILQARGQQDEALRIRQEEELPVYERLGDVRERAVTLFKIAIISHSQGQQDEALRVLEQQVLPVFEQMGAARECEMTRQKITNIRTGHR; encoded by the coding sequence ATGAGCGAGTGGAAGGCGCGCATCCTGCACATCTCCGACCTGCACGAGCGCGGCCCGCGTGAGACCGAGCCGTTCCGCAGGCGCCGGGTCCTTGGAGACGCCTGGAAGAGCAACCTCGATGCGCTGCTCGAGGACGGAGCCATCGACCTGGTCTGCTTCACCGGCGACATCGCCAACTGGGGCCAACCTGACGAGTACGGCCCCGCCACCGGCTTCATCGAAGCGCTGCTCCAGCAACTCTCCTTGCCGATCGGCCGCCTCTTCCTCGTCCCGGGCAATCACGACATCGACCGGAAGAAGGGGAAGAAGGCCTGGGAGGAACTGCGAGGAGGCAAGGACACCCAGGGTAAGCTCTCCCGTGTACGGCCGCTCGACCTGTCACGCTGGCTGGCCGGAGGCGAGCCGCCGCTGGGACTGGAGAGCGTCTCTCGAGACGAGCTGTTCTCACGGCAGGGTGCCTATCGGGAGTGGGTGTCTCTGACGCTTGGCCGCAAGGAACTCGTTCCAGCCTCGGGAGCCGCCCATCCGTTCCTGGGCTATCGTCACACGCTCCGGCTCACTGGGCATCCCTTCGACATCCACGTGGTGGGACTGGACTCCGCTTGGCTGGCGGGCAACGACCACGATAAGGGGAATCTGCTCCTCACCTCGGATCAGGTCGAGCGCCTGACCACGGACCAGGGCGAGACACTCCCTGGGTTCCGCCTGGCCCTCGTCCATCATCCGCTCTCGGAGCTGGCGGACATGGCCGACTGCCAGAGACGGCTCGCGGACAGCGTGGACCTGCTCCTGCGTGGCCATCTCCACAGCGAGAACATCGACACCTGGGAGGATCCGGACCGGACGTCGCGCCAGCTTGCCGCGGGATGCCTCTACGAAGGAGATGAGGCCGACGAGTGGCCCAACGCCTGCCACGTCATCACCGCCACGCTCGACGGCCAGGGCCGCCCGCTCCGTTATGATCTGCGGTTCCGGAGCTGGTCCAAGCGCGGTCACTGGCATGGCGACGATAGCCTCTATAAGAACTCGAAGGGCGGTCGGCTCACTTGGCGCATCCAGGCAAGTCCGCCTCCACTGCCACCCGCTCCGCCGAGACTCTTTGTAGGCCGGAAGCGAGAACTCAAGGAACTGAAGGATGCGCTGCTTCCTGGCGAGCAGCGCTCCGTGTCGCTCTGCGCGGTGCATGGCATGCCGGGCGTCGGCAAGTCGCATCTCGCGGCCTGGTTCGCGGCGCTCCATGCGAACGACTTTCCAGGGGGGGGTTGGCGGCTGGTGCTCAACCCCACCGTGCTCCCAAGCGTGGAGGCACTCCTGGGCGACCTGGGGAATCAGCTCGAACTCCCAGGGGACGCACGGCTGGCGGAGCGCTGCCGGGAGAGGCTTCTGCGCCCGCTCTCGTTGGTGCTCGTGGAGAATGCGGATTCAAAGGAGGCGGCGGATGTGACAGCCGCACTCGCCAAAGCGCTCCAGGGGTGTCCCCTCCTCGTCACGGGCCGTTGGCGGAACTTCTCCGAGGCCGCGAGATGGAGGCGCATCGAGGTGCAGAGCCTTGATGCGCCTGGCGCACTTGAGCTGCTCGCTCAGGAATTGGGCGAGGAAGCGCGAGTCGACCCAGCACAGGCGCAGTCCCTGGTACGCGCGCTCGGGTACCTGCCGCTGGCTGTGCACCTGGCAGCAGGGCACCTCCGGGCCTCTCACTCTGTCGAGAGCTTCCTTGCACTTCTCAAGGACAAAGAGCTCGACCTGGAGCCCGCTGACAGCGATGACCCGCCGTTCACGGAGAACCGGACACGCGCCATCATCAAGAGCACGTTCGAGCTCTCTCTCGATTTGCTGCGAAGGCATCTCCAAACAAGACCTGATGTCGAGCGACTGCTCTCGGGACTGACCGCACTCGGGCATGCTTCCTTGGCCGGTGTTGGAGAAAGCCTCGGCGCCGCGATCGCTGGGCTTACGCCAAATGAGTTTCGGAACCTGGCTGCGGCTGCGACATCACTCTCGGTCCTGACCCGTCTCCCCAGGGAAGAGCGGAAAGACGATGCATGGCGTATCCATCCTCTGCTGGCGGACCTGTTGCGCAACCGCGCGGACGCAGCACTCGGTCTGAATCGAATGACAGAGTGGTTCGTTGCTCGGCTGCCTGAACAGCCACCTGGGCAAGAACATTTACAGCAGGAGCAATGGGCGGAACTCCATCGTGAGGGCAGCGCCCTGGTGGATTGGTTGCTGCAAGTCCCAGAGGAAGAGCACGTTCGAGTCGAGCGCGCAGGCTCACCGTTTGCCATTAGCCAGGGCCCGTTCCCCGCCTGGGTGGATTTCTGCGAGCGCGTACTGCAGGGCTCACTTAGTCCCAGGGAGCGTTCGAACGTCCTCTGGACGATCAGCAATGTGGCCATGACGTCTGGAGCACTGGATAGGGCTCTCGTGGCTGCTAAAGAGCAAAGTGCGCTGGATCGAGATCTTCAAGATCCCCGTGGGACTGCCCTGGCGGAAGGGATACGTGCCGACATCCTCCAGGCTCGTGGCCAGCAGGACGAGGCCCTGCGCATCCGCCAACAGGAAGTGCTCCCTGCTTTCGAGCGCCTGGGAGACGTGCGCGAGCGAGCGGTGACGCTGGGGAAGGTGGCCGACATCCTCCAGGCCCGTGGCCAGCAGGACGAGGCCCTGCGCATCCGCCAAGAGGAAGAGCTTCCCGTCTACGAGCGTCTGGGAGATGTGCGCGAGCGAGCGGTGACACTTTTCAAGATAGCGATCATCTCCCACTCCCAGGGCCAGCAGGACGAGGCCCTGCGCGTCCTTGAGCAGCAGGTTCTCCCTGTTTTTGAACAAATGGGCGCAGCACGAGAGTGCGAAATGACGCGGCAGAAAATCACCAACATTCGTACCGGTCACCGGTGA
- a CDS encoding methyltransferase family protein, which yields MTGGIDARIRHPMYASIWTSSLAQPVLIHNWIAGSLVIPAFAAMWFLRVPREEAMMRERFGATWDAYAQRAGRLLPKRSA from the coding sequence GTGACGGGCGGCATCGATGCGCGCATTCGGCACCCGATGTATGCCTCGATCTGGACTTCATCGCTGGCGCAGCCGGTGCTCATCCACAACTGGATTGCCGGGTCCCTGGTCATCCCCGCGTTCGCCGCCATGTGGTTCCTCCGGGTGCCACGTGAGGAGGCGATGATGCGGGAGCGCTTCGGGGCCACCTGGGACGCCTATGCGCAACGGGCGGGGAGGCTGCTGCCAAAGCGTTCGGCGTGA
- a CDS encoding winged helix-turn-helix transcriptional regulator: MDVPTPLDSPTDCRGVSEFLSQVGNRWTVQVVVALREQPRRFNGIKRHVGGISQQMLTRTLKTLERDGMVERTVRASTPPQVEYALTALGQSLSEPVRRLAEWALAHRTTIHENRLRYDAHR; encoded by the coding sequence ATGGATGTACCCACGCCGCTCGACTCCCCTACCGATTGCCGTGGGGTCAGTGAGTTCCTCAGCCAGGTTGGGAACAGGTGGACGGTGCAGGTGGTGGTGGCGCTTCGCGAGCAGCCGAGGCGATTCAACGGCATCAAGCGCCACGTGGGGGGTATCTCGCAGCAGATGCTGACACGGACGCTCAAGACGCTCGAACGCGACGGCATGGTCGAGCGCACGGTCCGTGCCAGCACGCCGCCGCAAGTGGAGTACGCGTTGACTGCGCTCGGGCAATCGCTGTCAGAGCCTGTCAGGAGGTTGGCGGAATGGGCGCTCGCGCATCGCACAACCATTCACGAAAACCGTCTGCGATACGACGCTCACCGCTGA
- a CDS encoding uS14 family ribosomal protein, translating into MRLHVVLGLQVACEQLAQGALAKLPRDSNRNRVVNRCALTGLPWGFLRRFGLSRAGCRRERLAGPSVRHTPSAQGRPPPLGPARPPSRKAGRSAAQAIGGMSPREHKGASLEHELGHPLQSMRA; encoded by the coding sequence GTGCGTCTTCATGTCGTCCTTGGTCTTCAAGTCGCGTGCGAACAGTTGGCGCAGGGCGCGCTGGCGAAGCTGCCGCGCGACTCCAACCGGAACCGGGTCGTCAACCGCTGTGCGCTCACCGGCCTGCCCTGGGGATTCCTGCGCCGCTTCGGGCTGTCGCGCGCTGGGTGCCGCCGTGAGCGGCTGGCGGGGCCTTCCGTGCGCCACACACCCTCGGCGCAGGGCAGACCTCCACCGCTGGGGCCTGCCCGGCCGCCTTCTCGAAAAGCGGGAAGATCCGCAGCCCAGGCCATTGGGGGGATGAGCCCCCGGGAGCACAAGGGCGCGTCGCTCGAGCACGAGTTGGGGCACCCACTCCAGTCAATGAGGGCTTGA
- a CDS encoding serine/threonine protein kinase yields MDPSALPLGIQVGAWRVVGRRGHGSYGMVYRVERAGDAESGVFALKLALRQMDPRFEREAELLSRLTHPHVPKLLDQGIWVSPEGVSFPYVVMEWVEGMPLYEWAVRHPFSSRHALGLLAQVARALAATHAAGGVHRDVKGDNVLVSADGTKVFLVDFGSGSYSGARRLTWRPEPPGTFQYWSIEALRFRWRFRHDATAHYEAGPADDVYALGVMAYRLVTGVYPPPLESKALDAGEGYVRSQRIAPEKQAHVSPKLAALIRQMVAEKPSMRGNAAEVAHALESAAKDAGRQASRVITRRSKQAVASTLGTRLRGWRVGMMWLGWPTAAALAVLWAGSERGESGTWERRPVEMVPRKRPGDAEDGRTSGLVSAALTLHGDPKGLEATTGAVSLDMPMKPFSGQRRPPCKEYEVEVNGGCWHALQDKRPPCGEETYVWKNRCYLPSPSPPRPATSESP; encoded by the coding sequence ATGGACCCTTCCGCATTACCGCTCGGCATACAGGTGGGAGCTTGGCGTGTGGTGGGGCGGCGCGGCCATGGCAGCTACGGCATGGTCTATCGTGTCGAGAGGGCAGGAGACGCGGAGTCAGGCGTCTTCGCGCTGAAGCTGGCCTTGCGCCAGATGGACCCCCGCTTCGAGCGGGAGGCCGAGTTGCTTTCACGTCTGACGCATCCCCATGTGCCGAAGCTGCTGGACCAGGGCATTTGGGTGTCTCCGGAAGGAGTCTCCTTCCCGTACGTGGTGATGGAATGGGTCGAGGGCATGCCGCTGTACGAGTGGGCTGTGCGCCACCCGTTCTCCTCCCGCCACGCCTTGGGATTGCTGGCCCAGGTCGCCCGTGCCTTGGCCGCCACGCATGCGGCAGGCGGTGTTCATCGGGACGTGAAAGGCGACAACGTCCTGGTGAGCGCCGATGGCACGAAGGTGTTCCTCGTGGACTTCGGTTCAGGCAGCTACTCCGGGGCGCGAAGGCTCACGTGGCGGCCAGAGCCACCAGGGACGTTTCAATATTGGAGCATCGAAGCGCTGCGCTTCCGCTGGAGGTTCCGTCACGATGCCACGGCCCACTACGAGGCTGGACCCGCCGATGACGTGTATGCGCTGGGCGTGATGGCCTATCGCCTCGTGACAGGAGTGTACCCTCCGCCCTTGGAGTCCAAGGCATTGGATGCTGGAGAGGGGTATGTCCGCTCCCAACGGATAGCCCCCGAGAAACAGGCGCATGTGAGCCCGAAGTTGGCGGCGCTGATCCGGCAGATGGTCGCAGAGAAGCCCTCGATGCGTGGCAATGCGGCGGAGGTTGCGCATGCCTTGGAGAGCGCCGCGAAAGATGCTGGGCGGCAAGCATCTCGTGTCATCACCCGGCGCTCGAAGCAGGCTGTTGCTTCCACTTTAGGAACTCGCTTGAGGGGGTGGCGTGTCGGGATGATGTGGCTTGGGTGGCCCACTGCGGCGGCACTGGCTGTACTGTGGGCAGGAAGCGAGCGAGGCGAGAGCGGGACGTGGGAAAGGCGGCCCGTAGAAATGGTTCCACGAAAACGCCCTGGGGACGCAGAAGACGGCCGGACCTCAGGATTGGTCAGTGCCGCGCTCACGCTGCACGGAGACCCGAAGGGACTTGAAGCAACGACAGGTGCAGTTAGCTTGGACATGCCGATGAAACCATTTTCGGGTCAGCGTCGGCCTCCATGCAAGGAATACGAAGTCGAGGTCAACGGTGGTTGTTGGCACGCTCTTCAAGACAAGCGTCCCCCATGCGGAGAAGAAACCTACGTATGGAAGAACAGGTGTTATTTGCCCTCGCCCTCGCCTCCGCGTCCTGCGACTTCCGAGTCTCCCTAG
- a CDS encoding alpha/beta hydrolase family protein has protein sequence MRMSAQEVNVSAATAVVSVSPVVLSAPDRGEDLQVRVSAPVVGRDLPIIVFSHGHGSSLDGYAPLAGFWAAHGFAVIQPTHLDSRRRSLPPDDPRTPAIWQYRVEDMKRILDNFDLIEDSLPGLSGRLDRNRVAAAGHSFGGQTVSMLLGARMLDRDGEPRKDLSDSRIKAGVLLAAGGRGADLSPFAAEHMPYLNSSFTGMTTPALVVAGDSDRSPLTVRGPDWFADPYFLSPGGKGLLTLFGGEHMLGGISGYEVTETTDENPARVAVIQRMTWAFLRSALYPEDPAWPAACAALRQEPHPLGRIECK, from the coding sequence ATGAGGATGTCGGCCCAGGAAGTGAACGTCAGCGCTGCTACCGCCGTCGTCTCTGTCAGTCCTGTGGTTCTGTCCGCGCCAGACCGGGGCGAGGATCTGCAGGTGCGTGTTTCCGCCCCCGTGGTGGGGCGCGATTTACCGATCATCGTCTTCTCGCACGGCCATGGCTCGTCCCTGGACGGCTACGCCCCACTGGCCGGCTTTTGGGCCGCCCATGGCTTCGCCGTGATCCAGCCCACCCACCTGGATTCGAGGAGGCGAAGCCTTCCCCCGGACGATCCGCGAACTCCCGCGATCTGGCAGTACCGTGTCGAGGACATGAAGCGCATCCTCGACAATTTCGATCTCATCGAGGACTCCTTGCCGGGTCTCTCCGGACGCCTTGATCGAAACCGCGTGGCCGCAGCGGGCCATTCCTTTGGCGGTCAGACGGTGAGCATGCTGCTTGGCGCGCGAATGCTCGACCGGGACGGCGAACCGCGAAAAGACCTGTCGGACTCTCGGATCAAGGCAGGCGTGCTGCTCGCCGCGGGGGGCCGGGGGGCGGATCTGAGCCCATTCGCGGCCGAGCACATGCCGTACTTGAACTCCAGCTTCACCGGGATGACGACGCCGGCACTCGTCGTTGCCGGTGACAGCGATCGCTCCCCGCTGACCGTCCGGGGGCCCGACTGGTTTGCCGATCCGTACTTCCTGAGCCCGGGCGGCAAGGGCTTGCTCACGCTGTTCGGTGGGGAGCATATGCTGGGAGGCATTTCGGGATATGAGGTCACCGAGACGACGGATGAGAATCCCGCTCGCGTCGCGGTGATCCAACGGATGACGTGGGCATTCCTCCGAAGCGCGCTCTATCCCGAAGATCCCGCCTGGCCCGCGGCGTGCGCTGCCTTGAGGCAAGAACCCCATCCGCTGGGCCGGATCGAATGCAAGTGA
- a CDS encoding S8 family serine peptidase, with product MTLKSVGNPLRPQVRTESSQGQTTRSPANAPAAPSNQALKSSFDTATAQQGPRLAQAAGGTGPVRSFLDRAGEARSAATRTQAAGGNAIKDFLSRLNPGDDTIAIFDSFGPGTTHGDNVEHVVDENSEYSDDDIRTVPVGSSPAPAGASLDERIEQRASSFLDSTSDAMQGILDNPGDITVINQSQSISPVRIADEMWQEVRNDPEAKAELAQELGLEEGASDTEILQALVDRVDGVFENSPEIAASKERYDRLSGELEDAGILHVVTAGNTGDFLDTLDEMGVEYDGDFADSVLFNEHTIVVAASTGGKRDQIADFSTPSDFVTVAIDGTDIEVVGGETANGTSFAAPQVTALIAEMRRINPDLTNDEIRDLLAKAATDTSATAQEEGHGILDPDKALMLARLSLLKDLPVLRAV from the coding sequence ATGACGCTCAAGTCGGTTGGCAACCCGCTTCGTCCCCAGGTCCGCACGGAGTCCTCGCAGGGCCAGACGACCCGCTCTCCCGCCAACGCACCCGCCGCTCCCTCCAACCAGGCGCTGAAGAGCAGCTTCGACACAGCCACCGCGCAGCAGGGACCGCGCCTCGCTCAGGCAGCGGGCGGAACGGGCCCCGTGCGCTCCTTTCTGGATCGCGCCGGGGAGGCCCGCTCCGCGGCCACCCGCACGCAGGCGGCCGGCGGCAACGCGATCAAGGACTTCCTCTCCCGGCTCAATCCGGGCGACGACACCATCGCCATCTTCGACTCCTTCGGTCCGGGCACCACCCATGGTGACAACGTGGAGCACGTCGTGGACGAGAACAGCGAGTACTCGGACGACGACATCCGCACGGTGCCCGTGGGCTCCAGTCCGGCACCCGCCGGGGCCTCCCTGGACGAGCGCATCGAACAGCGGGCCTCCAGCTTCCTCGACAGCACCTCGGACGCCATGCAGGGCATCCTGGACAACCCGGGCGACATCACCGTCATCAACCAGTCCCAGAGCATCAGCCCGGTGCGCATCGCCGACGAGATGTGGCAGGAGGTGCGCAACGATCCGGAGGCCAAGGCCGAGCTCGCCCAGGAGCTGGGACTGGAGGAAGGCGCCTCCGACACGGAGATCCTCCAGGCGCTCGTGGACCGCGTGGATGGCGTCTTCGAGAACAGCCCGGAGATTGCCGCCTCCAAGGAGCGGTACGACAGGCTGTCCGGCGAGCTGGAGGACGCGGGCATCCTGCACGTCGTGACGGCCGGTAACACCGGAGACTTCCTCGACACCCTGGATGAGATGGGCGTCGAGTATGACGGAGACTTCGCCGACTCGGTGCTCTTCAACGAGCACACGATCGTGGTGGCCGCCTCCACCGGCGGCAAGCGGGACCAGATCGCGGACTTCTCCACACCAAGCGACTTCGTCACCGTGGCGATCGACGGCACGGACATCGAGGTGGTGGGAGGCGAGACGGCCAACGGGACGTCCTTCGCCGCCCCCCAGGTGACGGCACTCATCGCCGAGATGCGCCGCATCAACCCCGACCTCACCAACGATGAGATCCGCGACCTGCTCGCCAAGGCCGCCACGGACACCTCGGCCACCGCGCAGGAGGAAGGCCATGGCATCCTGGATCCGGACAAGGCCCTGATGCTGGCGCGCCTCTCGCTCCTGAAGGACTTGCCCGTGCTGCGCGCCGTGTAG